In the Hermetia illucens chromosome 1, iHerIll2.2.curated.20191125, whole genome shotgun sequence genome, AAGCGTTCTATATGCCTGAACAAAAACAGTGCCTCGTTAGTTTTTACAAAGAAAGATCCTAATCAAGTGGGTGTTAGTGCGGGATTTGATAGTAATAATGGTGACAGTACAAGTTCTAGACAGCACTCAAGTAATGGGCCCCGGCGATGGAATAGCGCGAATCTGGGTCAAAATCGTCGCTTATTAGAGTCGGCACGATATAGTAACAGTGGTAGGACAGTTCTTCAACATAGGCGAAGTCTTCAGTTGAACTATCCAATTAGTTCTAGTAAGGACATTCGAAACACTGGAAATTTCAGTGGTTCAGGACAGCTATCAAGTGATAATAGAAAACAGCATTCGTATTCTTGGTATGCGCCCGTATATACAGCTTTAGAGGAGGAATTTGAAGCTGATTCACGGGTAAGTAAATTGAATTCTTCAAGAAAAAGTTTTTACtctgatttttgtttttatttctttagGATTCATCGCCAATACATACTCTAGCCAATGCAGCCGAAAATACATCGATGAATGAAAAACTTCCGCTTTTAACATCGCCAACCTCTGAAAATACTTTACAGCCAAATGTTCACCAAAAACGAATAGCAAGAACACCTTCAGATGGTCAACACCAACATCCAAACCTCCTACGAGGTATCGGAACCAATGAGCATGACTACCAGCATCAGAATAGTACGAACAGCAACCATTCAATATCATCGCTTTCCGGATCGGTACCAAAAAGAAAACGGTTTGAGAATTTTTTAAAATCTCTGGTGGGGCGAAAATCATCAAAAGAATCAAATCCGGCACCTCTACTACCCTCgccggaaataaaaataataccaAGCCCCTCGGAAAGCAGTTTATTAAGCAATAATGACAAATCTGCTATCGATCGAATCGGTACCAGTAACTCTTCACTAAATGTAGTACAACAAAAGCTTTGGAATGTAGTACCACTGTTGAAACGCGAAGGTAGCTCATCAAGTTTAAAGCAGGAAAAAGTTGATTCAATAGTGCAATACTCGGGCCTAAGAAAGTGTGAGACAGTTGTGGCGCTCTCCCAATTTAGCTGTCTAGAACCTATTAAACCACTCAATCGTTTAAGAAACAATACACCCAACTCGAATGCTACATGCTCCCGATGTTCCAGTTTTCTATCTTTGGCGGCATCTGGATCACGATATTCTTTAAATCCCAGCAATAATAGCTTCATTACCGTAACCGTAGCAAACCTAAGTGCCAATGAAAATGCATCTATACCGAACGCGGTAGCTGATGCAttatttttatgtaaattgTGCCTTGCTGAAGTTTTAGTGAGTGCAGCAACAAAAATTGAACAATGCGGTTGTATCTTTTGCACTGAGGTAATTGGAATTGCATtgacatttttattttgatgcATACCCGTGCGGCATTGCATTTAGAGATTGCTTCACATGAAAGATAAAATCTGTGgtttttaaaatgattttctaCAATTGCAGTGCATGAAGGCATACGTTGAATTTGAAATATCGGAAGGTGCCTACGAAATATCCTGCCCGGATGCGCAATGCACATCACAGGGGATTATTTCATTAGAAGAGATTAAATCATTGGCAACAGCAAGTTCCTTGTTGAAATTTGAGAGATATCGATTGAATCATGGTGAGTAGAGTTTAGAACGCACTTATATAACGAAAGCAATCGTATGACCACATTTTCTATGCATGGTCCAGTACGTTATCTGAAGCATGCTCCTAtgcattatttactttattgccTTTCCCTTTTCAGAAATTGAATTGGATAAAACACGTACATGGTGTCCACGTGCTGGTTGTGAAACAATTTGCGTGGTGGGGAACGCACCTCAGACACCATCCTCATCCGATGCTGTGAATACAATTACTGAGGTTTTGTGCGCTGTTCGATGTCCAACATGTAATGAGGAGTTTTGTTCAGGCTGTAAAAAACCTGTGAGTACAGTAGCTGGAAGGCGTTCTAACAGGTTATTGAATAATGCTATCTCATTTGTTTTAGTTCCATCCCAGTGCCACGTGCGAAGAGAATGCACGTCGACTGGCCGCCGAGGGATTGGATGATGGAATTGGCATTCCATTTGATAATGATCTGATAAAGAGTTGTCCAATGTGTGCAGTGCCCattgaaaaggatgaaggctgTGCTCAAATGATGTGCAAGAGATGTAAACATGTATTTTGTTGGTATTGTCTCGCCAGTTTGGATGTAAGTAGATATATTTAATGAATTTTCCATCTCTTTACTTACTGCCTGATTCTGTACATCGATAATCATTTTTTCCATAATTCTGTAACGAATTTTGAGAGCTTGTTCTAGAATCTAGATAACTTAATTCTCCAATTCTTGTAATTGGTTACTCATATCAAAAGCCTCTTCTCACCATCTTATCTGCTTTTCGATTGGCATATATGAACTAGATTATTAATAATTGGATGTATGTGATCTAGAAGTGGGAATTATTGAATGCAGATTTGTAATTCATCGTCAATTActttttcaaattaatgaaCCTTAACATGGATTTGCTTCTTTATCTAAGTCAGATCTCGTTTCAAGCTATGCTAGATGTTATAATTGCATAAGGACTTTGATGACTTTAGTGTTTCGAGACTTCCATACATCCTtcgaaatcgattc is a window encoding:
- the LOC119647267 gene encoding uncharacterized protein LOC119647267 produces the protein MRPPITTTKNDGAQPSHRKIQCNQKEVLAEHPRSRSSKSQDTSHLHHVVTPNSTDYINFDFGVLSNQQPSNGLTLKDCSLRHEQQTIGDKFEISSRITPTLNDVGAPNFHQGKNTNSAAMRITDSEVARNTGSEASKNLFINKNFDRTTNVLPLSETEPLLTNIEATVADPKRSICLNKNSASLVFTKKDPNQVGVSAGFDSNNGDSTSSRQHSSNGPRRWNSANLGQNRRLLESARYSNSGRTVLQHRRSLQLNYPISSSKDIRNTGNFSGSGQLSSDNRKQHSYSWYAPVYTALEEEFEADSRDSSPIHTLANAAENTSMNEKLPLLTSPTSENTLQPNVHQKRIARTPSDGQHQHPNLLRGIGTNEHDYQHQNSTNSNHSISSLSGSVPKRKRFENFLKSLVGRKSSKESNPAPLLPSPEIKIIPSPSESSLLSNNDKSAIDRIGTSNSSLNVVQQKLWNVVPLLKREGSSSSLKQEKVDSIVQYSGLRKCETVVALSQFSCLEPIKPLNRLRNNTPNSNATCSRCSSFLSLAASGSRYSLNPSNNSFITVTVANLSANENASIPNAVADALFLCKLCLAEVLVSAATKIEQCGCIFCTECMKAYVEFEISEGAYEISCPDAQCTSQGIISLEEIKSLATASSLLKFERYRLNHEIELDKTRTWCPRAGCETICVVGNAPQTPSSSDAVNTITEVLCAVRCPTCNEEFCSGCKKPFHPSATCEENARRLAAEGLDDGIGIPFDNDLIKSCPMCAVPIEKDEGCAQMMCKRCKHVFCWYCLASLDDDFLLRHYDKGPCKNKLGHSRASVVWHRAQVIGIFAGFGILLLVASPLLLLAAPCIICCKCRICSGATKLDDGGTDFEETVAARPR